The Zingiber officinale cultivar Zhangliang chromosome 10A, Zo_v1.1, whole genome shotgun sequence genome contains a region encoding:
- the LOC122026184 gene encoding protein ALP1-like, whose product MEFIYVLPGWEGSAHDGRVLRNAISRPHGLRVPRGYYYLVDSGYCNANGFLTPYRGQRYHLKEFDGHQPETAEEYFNMKHSKARNVIERCFGLLKGRWKILASPSFFAIQTQVRIIIACCLLHNLIRKFMSFDPQELIMEEEEESEDEESDEDDEVEYVTNITPTNEWLQFRNNMATNMWNMWTTGINSNDVD is encoded by the exons ATGGAATTCATATATGTATTGCCTGGATGGGAGGGCTCAGCACACGATGGTCGTGTGCTTCGAAATGCAATCTCAAGGCCTCATGGTCTAAGAGTCCCGCGAG GTTATTATTATTTGGTGGACTCTGGATACTGCAATGCAAATGGTTTTCTTACACCATATAGAGGACAACGGTATCACCTCAAGGAATTTGATGGCCATCAACCTGAGACAGCGGAGGAATACTTCAACATGAAGCATTCTAAAGCAAGAAATGTAATTGAAAGATGCTTTGGACTGTTGAAAGGAAGATGGAAGATCCTTGCATCGCCTTCCTTTTTCGCAATTCAAACCCAAGTTCGCATTATAATTGCGTGTTGCCTTCTACACAACTTAATCCGCAAGTTTATGAGTTTTGACCCTCAAGAATTAATtatggaagaagaagaggagagtgaGGATGAGGAAagtgatgaagatgatgaagtagAATATGTTACAAATATTACTCCAACTAATGAGTGGTTGCAATTTAGAAATAATATGGCAACCAACATGTGGAACATGTGGACTACTGGAATCAATAGCAATGATGTGGATTAG
- the LOC122026183 gene encoding uncharacterized protein LOC122026183, whose amino-acid sequence MAVRGRGKNKQYWKDEEIDALVDVLQELASDPLWKVDGGFKNNYMFQVHKILVSRIPNFDKEADPHIDSKIKWLRKKYNLISEICMQSGCQWDDVEHKINCEKQWFDEWCLNHKNAVGLLNFRFPYLHKLDMVWGRDRATGVHAEDFVEASANANCPKNMTVCSSSDSEDEPVIVSDAQGSPSSSSTTQATKKRKKLSPRRKTFCKSKKPRTLQQTIDARLDSFTTKFESVCDHMASQYAIVTNALVAESKSDESLSNEKMQEVINELLNVGISPMDVGRAAEICYNDPAKVQVIFALPSHLRRSFVLGFLYPSVAP is encoded by the exons ATGGCTGTTCGTGGGAGGGGAAAGAACAAGCAATATTGGAAGGATGAGGAGATTGATGCCTTGGTTGATGTTCTACAAGAACTAGCTTCTGATCCTTTGTGGAAAGTTGATGGGGGATTCAAAAATAATTACATGTTTCAAGTGCACAAAATATTGGTGAGCAGGATTCCCAATTTCGATAAGGAAGCTGATCCCCACATTGACTCTAAGATCAAATGGCTAAGGAAAAAGTACAATCTCATTTCAGAAATATGTATGCAAAGTGGTTGTCAATGGGATGATGTTGAGCATAAGATCAACTGTGAGAAACAATGGTTTGATGAATGGTGCTTG AATCACAAGAATGCAGTTGGGTTGTTAAATTTTAGATTTCCTTATTTGCACAAGCTAGACATGGTTTGGGGTAGGGATAGAGCAACAGGAGTCCATGCTGAGGATTTTGTTGAAGCCAGTGCTAATGCCAATTGTCCAAAAAATATGACCGTGTGTTCTTCCTCAGATAGTGAAGATGAACCTGTCATAGTATCTGATGCACAAGGATCCCCAAGTAGTTCATCAACCACTCAAGCAACAAAGAAGCGCAAAAAACtgtcaccaaggaggaaaaccttTTGCAAAAGCAAGAAGCCCAGAACACTTCAGCAAACTATTGATGCAAGGTTAGATAGCTTTACTACTAAGTTTGAGTCCGTATGCGATCACATGGCATCACAATATGCTATTGTTACAAATGCTTTGGTTGCGGAGTCTAAATCTGATGAATCCCTCTCTAATGAGAAGATGCAAGAAGTAATTAATGAACTTCTAAATGTTGGCATATCTCCGATGGATGTTGGTAGAGCTGCTGAAATATGCTATAATGATCCTGCCAAAGTTCAAGTTATATTTGCTTTGCCAAGTCATTTGAGAAGGTCCTTTGTGCTTGGTTTCCTTTATCCATCAGTTGCTCCCTAA